The segment CAGTGCTTTCTGCCTTCATGGTCTTGGCTAGCTACTGCTGCATAGTTGTCTGGATTTAATATTTTTTGCGAAGTAGGGTACTTCACTCTTTGTACAGGTGTTCCTGCTGGTACATTGGTATTCAACTGAACACCATAGTCCACAACAGGAAGTCCCAATCTTCTCAAATCAGCCCATGCTTCCCATCCATTGTCAGGATATCCACCAAGATACTTCTGAGCCATAACTTTCTCTAAGTCAGTACCTTTTCCGTCTCCCCATGATGCAGAAATCCCCATACCGTTTTCTTCTCCAGAAGCCAAATAGGTAGCAGATGAGCTAAGTCCCCAGTACTCAAATGAAGCAGCTACTCCGCTTTCGTAAGCTGATTGAGCTGTTACACCCATATTCCAGCCGTTCAATGCACCTTCTGCTCTCAAGAACCAAACCTCCGAGATCGGCATAATCGTCCATGTACGGTTGTTATCTCCATTGAATTCACCTCTCAATGTCACGTTGATACGAGAGTTGTTTTGTGCAAAATTGGATGGATCAGCTCTTTCGGTAGCATTCAAGCCTGCAGCAATTCCAGCCCATCTGCCATCAAAACCTTCAGCTCTGTCTACAGTATTTTGATCAGATGTACCAAAGATAATCGTCGCTCTAGGATCAACCATCGCTGGATAGTTGATAGCAGCAGCTCCTACGTCAGCTGTATTAAATGCCAACCCGCCGATACCAATTGTCAAGTCATAAAAAGTCTTGCTCATAGCAACACCGTTACCTGGACCCCACCAGAAATAGTAGTTGTAGCTATAGCCCTCGCCCCAAAGCTGCGTGTTAGCATACATAGTAGGCATATTGGCAAGACTCTCTAATACACCTCCAGCTACTGCTGCTTCGGCGTGCGTCTTGGCCAAAGCTGCGTCTACACCAGATACTCTCATCGCCAATCTCAATCTCAACGAGTTGCCAAATTTGCTCCACTTGGCCAAATCACCGTTGTAAATTGGGTCGCTAAACATAGCCAAATCAGGATTTATGCTTGAAACAGCCTCTTCCAATTGGCTCAGCATATCTTTGTAAATACTCTCTTCAGTGTCATAAACACCATCTATGACATTTGAATATGGAATATCTCCCATCAAATCAACCGCACGATGTGTGATCCACACTCTCCAGATTTTCATGACAGCCACGGAATTCACATAACTCTCATTGTCACCATACTGATTAATAAGGATACTAAGAGAATTGAACCATCTGTAGTGGTTGTCCCAGTAGAGTGACGTCCATCCGTCTTCTGAGTTTCCTTGGTAGGAACCAAAACCAGTACCTGTATAATACTGAGCAAACATGTCTACATACAGGTTATGAATCCTTTGGTGTAGTTCTGCTGCAAGGCATGCTTCCTTAAACACACTACCTACTTTGAGACCTGGATCGACATTTTCAGCCAATGGATTGTTGGGGTCTGTATTTAATTCTTCCCAGTCCGAACATGCACTGAACATCAAGGTCAATGCAAGTACACTTGTTAATATTTTTACTTTCATGATATCCGTATTTTAGAATTGAAGTTTCAAATTAAAGCCTATTGTGGCAGTTCTAATTGCACTGTAGGCTTCCGCTCCTTGTTGGTTAGAGGTGGTATAAGCATACGGAGGTATTCCGTTTAGTTTGCTACCAAATGTTGCTAGGTTTCTACCTACCAGACTCAAAGAAGCACCACGGATACCTGAGTTTCCAAACTTAGAAGATGGAATACTGTATCCCACTGTAAGTTCTCTAAGGTTAACTTCTGATTTGTCATATACCCACTCCGAATCAATTGTAGAAAGTGATGTCCAATACTGCTGAGCAGTCATGGTTCCAGTCATCTCAGCACCATTGGCATCTACGCCAGTGATAGTGTATTCGGCTCTGTCGTTTTCAGCAGTCACTGCACTAGTACCTGCTGCTGCTGCTTGTGAGTTTGTGAGTGAATAAATATCACCACCTTTCATGTAATCAAATAAGATAGAGAATGAAACAGTACCGAAATCACCTGTATAGCTAGCTGACCCTGTGATACCAGCATTCCAATCTGGGTTGAAATTACCCATTTTCACTCGCTCAGTGCTTCTCTGAAATTGACCATCTCCATTCAATATCAATTGACCATTGTCATCTTTCAAGAAGGTGTAGCCATAGATATCTCCATAAGCTCCGCCTTCTTCAGCCACTACCTGTACCAAACCATCTCCGATCAAATAGGTATCTAGACCTTCATGAAGTTCGATGATTTTATTGATGTTTTTCGCCCAGTTCAAACCAACATTGGCTTTGAATGCCTGAGTATTCACCAAACCGATATTCAAACCTACTTCGTGACCTGAGTTTTGCATGTTTCCAGCATTGACCATTTCATGTGTAAAACCTGTAGCAGGATTGACAGGAATAGGCATAATTTGATCTACAGTATTGTTGTGATAGTAGGTATATGCCAGAGTGAATCTATTGTTGAACAAGTTCAAATCTGCTCCAACCTCTTTTGATTTAACCAACTCTCTTTTCAACTCATTATTCGGCTTAGTAGTAGGCTGAGCTGCACCTGATTGAGTGATTGTATTGGTCAATTGCAACGAATATGGTTCTGCGTCCTTACCTGCTACAGCATATGATCCACGTACTTTTGCCAAACTTATCCATGATGGTATCCCATCGAAACTGTCAGAAATCACCCAGCTCAAACCGATCGATGGGTAGTCATAGTTTCTATTGTCCTCTGGCAAGGTAGATGACCAGTCAATTCTTTCAGTAATATCAAGGAACAACATCTCTTTGAATGACAACTGTGCCATACCAAACACAGAGTTCATAGATTTTCTGTAGATGTATTCTGCAGCATCTTTGTCTGATGAGTTGTTGATAGAATAAAAATCAGGGACAACTAGACCATTGGCGCTAGAGGTTTGAGAGTAACTCTTAGCCTCCAATAAATTACCTCCCAATGTCATGCTAAATTTTAATCCTCCTGTAATCTCTATAGGCTTTAACATCCCCATAAACTCAACGTTGGTTTCTGTAGAACTCGTAAGAATTTGTTTTACATCACCAGAATTAAACCAATATGGAACACCTGTACCTAATTGATCTCTTTGTCTCATGTCATAATGATCCATACCATATCTCACATGGAAGGTCAAGTGATCACCTAGATTGTAGATCAATTTTCCATAACCAATGAATCTATTTCTAGCATCCTCGTTGGTATTGTAGGCAGTAGTAAAATATGGGTTCAATATCACTCCTCCATTTGCATTCCAACGAAGTGGTGCATAGGTCACATCATCGCGCACATTGTTTTCCAAGTCTGAGTAACTAATGCTACGTGGCATGATTGCATACGAGTAATATGGATTATCAGGGTCTCTTGCCAATTTGATCCTGTTTTCACCCTGCGTATTGTTATAGTTCATGCTAAACTCTGTTTCAAAGGACTTGCCTAGTTTGGTTCCTCCTTTCAAAGCAGCATTTATCTTTTTGATGTTACTCGTAGGGAAGACACCTTTGTTGTAAGTATATCCTACAGAGGCTCTGATGTTCTTCACATCATCCGCAGCATACATTTCAATGGTGTTGACTGTACTTAAGCCATTCTGCAAGAAGTCACGAATATCGTTATCTTTTGCTTCCATAGGCTTGGTTTCTCCAGTCCAATCTGTTATCTCCTGACCTGTCATTTCAGGTCCCCAGCTCGCACCAGATGTAGGATCAAATACACCTAGACTCCCTTGACCATATTTATTCTGCATTTCGAGGTATTCCCTTGGGATCTCTACTACAGTATTTGAATTGAAAGAAACTCCACTTGTACCTGATTTGGCACTTTTGGTGGTGATCATGATGACACCATTACCCGCTCTAGATCCGTATAGGGCAGACGCAGCTGGGCCTTTCAAGACAGACACGCTCTCTACGTCATCCATGTTGATATCATTGAGTCCGTTACCATAGTCAATTTGTCTATCTCCCCAAGTGTTGTCGGTTGCAGCTCCCATGTTGTCTATCGGCACACCATCTACTACGATGAGTGGTTGGTTGTTTCCAGACAAAAAGCTATTTCCACGGATGGTCACTTTAGAAGAACCTCCCATTCCAGAACCAGATGGAGAAACACTCACACCAGGTACCTTTCCTGACAAGTTGTTTACAATGTTGGATTCTCTTGCCATAGCTAGCTCATCACCATCTACTTGTGCCGCAGCATAAGAAAGTGAACGCTCTTCTCTGACAATACCCAATGCAGTCACTACTACTTCGTCTAGTTGCTCTACATCAGCCACCATTGCTACATCAATTACTGATTTGGATCCAACTGCTTGTTCTGAATTCACATATCCAATAAATGAAAACACCAAAACGTCAGATTCTGATACTTCTAAGCTATAAGCTCCATTCATATCACTTACCGTACCTGTGGAAGTGCCCTTCACTAGTACATTGACTCCTGGCAAAGTTGCTCCATCCGCAGAATCGGTCAACTTACCAGATACCGTGCGAGTCTGAGCTTGTACGAACAATGTCGTGCAAAGCGCCAAACTCATCATGAGTATTCTTTTAATCATAGATTTAAAATTTAAGATTTAGTAATCGTTTTTTGATTTTAACAATCTAATGTTCGTTACTAAATCATGAAATGGATAATAATTTAGCTAAATGGCATGAATTTGCCCCTGAACGATAGAAAGTGCGCTAAAACCTTCAAAAAGCGCATTTAGGATGCAATGACCTACATTTATCCCCCATACAGCTATATCGCATGCTAATCTAGATTTAAGTTTTTATTATGCATAGTTTATGTACATCCTTGAACTATAATTATCTAAATTGGCAAACTCTAACATTTATATATTGAACAATCGCTCGATAAATGTGCCCTCCTATTTGGGATTCCTAAGCAATCCCTTCATACAGCACGCATTGTTCTGGATCATTTACTTTGCGTTCAATTGGATTCGCTGGGGCAGTTTCTTTGACGACTATGTGTATTCCTTCAAATCCAATCTCGTAGAGTTCCCTTTGCACATAGCTTTGGTGTATTTTACGGTGTACTTTCTGATGCCTCGATTATTACCTGATAAAATTGGCTGGTTCATAATTGCGCTATTTGGAGTCACCTTATTTATCTCCTATCTCAAAATCATCATCACCTTCATCGCTGTGACGACTGATATATATAAAGAAGCCAACCGGACAGATATCGGGATTTTTGATTTTGTATATGTAGCCGATGTATTTATTGGAGAATTGTATGTAGTCGCAGTGGCCATCTCTGTCAAAATCACCATTGACTGGATTGCATATAAAAACAAAGCCAACGAACTGGTAAAAACCAACCTAGAAACTGAACTAGCATTTTTGAAATCTCAGATTCAACCTCACTTCTTCTTCAATACGCTCAACAACCTGTACTCACTCACACTAGACAAGTCGGACAAAGCACCCTACACGGTACTCAAACTCTCCGAACTGATGAGCTACGTGATCTATGACGCCAAACAAAAAAGAGTGCCACTCATCAATGAAATCAAACACATCCAAAACTACCTGGATTTGGAGATGCTCCGGTATGGCGATAAACTGGAGATCGATTTGGCAATCTCTGGTGATATAGAAGGGAAGAGGATACCCCCGGTACTCTTATTGCCATTCATCGAAAATAGCTTCAAGCATGGTACCAAAGCAGATAGTGAAACCATTCCCATTGATATTTCTTTGGAAGTGATTGATAATATGCTGACCTTTTCGACCGAGAACCTCAGATCAAAGGCTGATACATTGGACAATGGTTTGGAAAACTACAAACAAGGTGTAGGGATGACCAATACAAAAAGACGTCTGAACCTAGTCTATGGTGACAAACACAGCATGAATATCATAGAGACTGAGGATAAATATAAGATTGTACTGAAAATTCCATTGGACTAAATATGAATATCAAATGTCTGATCATAGATGACGAGCCGCTGGCCATCAATGTCATCAAAAATTTCTTAGAAAATTTTGACCAATTCGAATTGAGTGGGACTTGTCCAGATGCTGTGGAGGCATTCAACTATCTCTCCAAAAACGAAGTTGATGTTATCTTCTTGGATATCAACATGCCCAAAATGAGTGGTTTGGATTTCCTGAAAAGTCTAGCCAAACCTCCCCTAGTGGTGATCACTACTGCCTATCGAGAGTTTGCCGTAGAAAGCTTCGAGCTGGACGTAGTAGATTATATCGTCAAGCCGTTTTCTCTACAGCGCTTCATGAAGACAATCAATCGAATCGAGCAAAGGTTAGGCGAAAAGAAAGTCAGCAAAACAGACAGCATCATAGCCACAGAACACGAAAGAGCACACGTATTCTTCAAGGTGGACAAAAAGATGGTCAAGGTTTATTTGGACGAAATTCTCTATATAGAGAGCCTCAAAGACTACATCAGAATCAAAACCTATGACGAAAGCCTCATCAATCACAACAACCTAGTAAGTGTCGCTGAGCTACTGCCACCAGACGAGTTTGTCAGAATTCATCGCTCCTACATCATTGCGATCAAAAAAGTGAAGGTCATAGATGGAAATCAAGTAGAGGTTGGAGACAAATTGCTACCTATAGGCCGCAATTATCAGAAGGATGTCAAAGACATGTTGCTTGGTTTTAGTAGCTAAAAAAATAGTATTGAGATGTTAGATCATATCTATTGTCTATATCTCAATTCTGAGTTGATTTCATGATTTGAGTCATTTCGATAAGAGTGGCTATTGGGTCGATCACCTGTAGTTCTACTCTCCCGCTTTGGCTCTTGGCCTCTTCCAAATGTTGGATACTAGCTTTGTACCATTTCTTCGATGACTTTTTCCCTGTTTCGATATATTCTAATGCCTGTATAGCATCTTGTGCCATGATTTTTAGATTGGTAGAATGTGGCAAAGCTTGACCTAGTATAGGCGAGATATTTACCGTCTCTTGAATCACCGCATCATTGGCAATCCATACATTCAATTGAGCGCTCATATCATCTGACACCATTTTTCCAGCCTGAAAATCTTCTACCATGTACTTGAAGCGCAAAGCATCTGGTGCATCTGCGGTACTAGCATCTGCCAGTTTCGTATAAGGAGAAAACACGCTATACATGAATCCCCCAGGATTTCTGGTGTATCCTTTCATGGGTTCCAATACATTGACCAAGT is part of the Reichenbachiella agarivorans genome and harbors:
- a CDS encoding SusD/RagB family nutrient-binding outer membrane lipoprotein, with translation MKVKILTSVLALTLMFSACSDWEELNTDPNNPLAENVDPGLKVGSVFKEACLAAELHQRIHNLYVDMFAQYYTGTGFGSYQGNSEDGWTSLYWDNHYRWFNSLSILINQYGDNESYVNSVAVMKIWRVWITHRAVDLMGDIPYSNVIDGVYDTEESIYKDMLSQLEEAVSSINPDLAMFSDPIYNGDLAKWSKFGNSLRLRLAMRVSGVDAALAKTHAEAAVAGGVLESLANMPTMYANTQLWGEGYSYNYYFWWGPGNGVAMSKTFYDLTIGIGGLAFNTADVGAAAINYPAMVDPRATIIFGTSDQNTVDRAEGFDGRWAGIAAGLNATERADPSNFAQNNSRINVTLRGEFNGDNNRTWTIMPISEVWFLRAEGALNGWNMGVTAQSAYESGVAASFEYWGLSSSATYLASGEENGMGISASWGDGKGTDLEKVMAQKYLGGYPDNGWEAWADLRRLGLPVVDYGVQLNTNVPAGTPVQRVKYPTSQKILNPDNYAAVASQDHEGRKHWWSK
- a CDS encoding SusC/RagA family TonB-linked outer membrane protein, translating into MIKRILMMSLALCTTLFVQAQTRTVSGKLTDSADGATLPGVNVLVKGTSTGTVSDMNGAYSLEVSESDVLVFSFIGYVNSEQAVGSKSVIDVAMVADVEQLDEVVVTALGIVREERSLSYAAAQVDGDELAMARESNIVNNLSGKVPGVSVSPSGSGMGGSSKVTIRGNSFLSGNNQPLIVVDGVPIDNMGAATDNTWGDRQIDYGNGLNDINMDDVESVSVLKGPAASALYGSRAGNGVIMITTKSAKSGTSGVSFNSNTVVEIPREYLEMQNKYGQGSLGVFDPTSGASWGPEMTGQEITDWTGETKPMEAKDNDIRDFLQNGLSTVNTIEMYAADDVKNIRASVGYTYNKGVFPTSNIKKINAALKGGTKLGKSFETEFSMNYNNTQGENRIKLARDPDNPYYSYAIMPRSISYSDLENNVRDDVTYAPLRWNANGGVILNPYFTTAYNTNEDARNRFIGYGKLIYNLGDHLTFHVRYGMDHYDMRQRDQLGTGVPYWFNSGDVKQILTSSTETNVEFMGMLKPIEITGGLKFSMTLGGNLLEAKSYSQTSSANGLVVPDFYSINNSSDKDAAEYIYRKSMNSVFGMAQLSFKEMLFLDITERIDWSSTLPEDNRNYDYPSIGLSWVISDSFDGIPSWISLAKVRGSYAVAGKDAEPYSLQLTNTITQSGAAQPTTKPNNELKRELVKSKEVGADLNLFNNRFTLAYTYYHNNTVDQIMPIPVNPATGFTHEMVNAGNMQNSGHEVGLNIGLVNTQAFKANVGLNWAKNINKIIELHEGLDTYLIGDGLVQVVAEEGGAYGDIYGYTFLKDDNGQLILNGDGQFQRSTERVKMGNFNPDWNAGITGSASYTGDFGTVSFSILFDYMKGGDIYSLTNSQAAAAGTSAVTAENDRAEYTITGVDANGAEMTGTMTAQQYWTSLSTIDSEWVYDKSEVNLRELTVGYSIPSSKFGNSGIRGASLSLVGRNLATFGSKLNGIPPYAYTTSNQQGAEAYSAIRTATIGFNLKLQF
- a CDS encoding LytR/AlgR family response regulator transcription factor, translating into MNIKCLIIDDEPLAINVIKNFLENFDQFELSGTCPDAVEAFNYLSKNEVDVIFLDINMPKMSGLDFLKSLAKPPLVVITTAYREFAVESFELDVVDYIVKPFSLQRFMKTINRIEQRLGEKKVSKTDSIIATEHERAHVFFKVDKKMVKVYLDEILYIESLKDYIRIKTYDESLINHNNLVSVAELLPPDEFVRIHRSYIIAIKKVKVIDGNQVEVGDKLLPIGRNYQKDVKDMLLGFSS
- a CDS encoding sensor histidine kinase, yielding MNNRSINVPSYLGFLSNPFIQHALFWIIYFAFNWIRWGSFFDDYVYSFKSNLVEFPLHIALVYFTVYFLMPRLLPDKIGWFIIALFGVTLFISYLKIIITFIAVTTDIYKEANRTDIGIFDFVYVADVFIGELYVVAVAISVKITIDWIAYKNKANELVKTNLETELAFLKSQIQPHFFFNTLNNLYSLTLDKSDKAPYTVLKLSELMSYVIYDAKQKRVPLINEIKHIQNYLDLEMLRYGDKLEIDLAISGDIEGKRIPPVLLLPFIENSFKHGTKADSETIPIDISLEVIDNMLTFSTENLRSKADTLDNGLENYKQGVGMTNTKRRLNLVYGDKHSMNIIETEDKYKIVLKIPLD